A window of Mucilaginibacter paludis DSM 18603 contains these coding sequences:
- a CDS encoding RNA polymerase sigma factor gives MHVVSDTDDLLLAALRKGDEKAFQVLYERYWPEVYTMVYRRLGDEEAAKDIVQNIFVNLWTSRKEIFIESSLAPYLNRAARNKAITFYKKNVATLIRDTDFQDSQVQYSPEFTLEAKELETVINDEIAKMPDTMRKTFVLSRQENKSIREIAVELSLSEQTIKNNISQALDRLRKKTQNFYAEPANLAGVLLVLLTKI, from the coding sequence ATGCATGTTGTTTCAGACACCGACGATTTATTACTTGCCGCGCTTAGAAAGGGTGATGAAAAGGCATTTCAGGTGTTGTACGAACGCTACTGGCCCGAAGTCTACACCATGGTTTACCGCAGGCTGGGCGACGAAGAGGCAGCAAAAGATATCGTTCAAAACATATTTGTAAATCTCTGGACTTCGAGAAAAGAGATTTTTATAGAAAGTTCATTAGCCCCATATCTTAACCGCGCCGCGCGGAATAAGGCCATCACTTTTTACAAAAAGAACGTGGCAACGCTGATTCGAGACACCGACTTTCAGGATAGCCAGGTTCAATATTCACCCGAATTTACCCTCGAAGCTAAAGAGTTGGAAACGGTCATTAATGACGAGATCGCCAAAATGCCGGACACCATGCGCAAAACATTTGTGTTAAGCCGTCAGGAAAATAAGTCGATCCGCGAGATCGCTGTAGAACTTTCCCTCTCCGAACAAACCATCAAGAACAATATTTCGCAGGCACTTGACAGGCTTCGAAAAAAAACTCAAAACTTCTATGCTGAACCTGCGAATCTTGCAGGCGTCCTTTTGGTTTTATTAACAAAAATTTAA
- a CDS encoding FecR family protein, translating into MGDKNKSAKDKEKLDQQANAWFDRVDDRLPFDAFGNSENKRRIGDDIFTRIQADIQHKKSRAYFFMKIAASLLIAAISITTYRLISDQHAKNEQLVWQVYRSGAGEFKTVTLPDSSVIYLRPGTSLYAPTAFTQSTRTVKLTEGEAYFTVKHDTRHPFVVDAAGISTQVLGTSFVIRNYRAASTIQVSLITGKVAVKHEASLLGMLTPLQEITYNKKNHNSTLDKISADWINNWKSGDYLLNDVPIEELAATLKNLYGVNVVMRSGNLEKLRITTQFNKKDNIRDILEQLKLIHGLNYEIKDKEVILMR; encoded by the coding sequence ATGGGCGACAAAAACAAATCCGCTAAGGATAAGGAAAAATTAGATCAGCAGGCCAATGCCTGGTTTGACCGGGTAGATGACCGGCTGCCTTTCGATGCTTTTGGCAACTCCGAAAATAAAAGGCGGATCGGTGATGACATATTTACCCGCATCCAGGCAGATATTCAGCATAAAAAAAGCAGGGCCTATTTCTTTATGAAAATAGCTGCTTCATTGCTTATTGCGGCCATCAGCATAACCACCTATCGTTTAATTAGCGACCAGCACGCAAAAAATGAGCAGTTGGTTTGGCAGGTTTATAGATCCGGCGCAGGTGAATTTAAAACCGTCACACTGCCGGACAGTTCGGTGATCTATCTAAGGCCTGGAACATCCCTTTATGCTCCGACCGCGTTTACCCAATCAACACGTACCGTTAAATTAACCGAGGGCGAAGCCTACTTTACGGTCAAACACGATACCCGTCACCCTTTCGTGGTAGATGCCGCTGGCATCAGTACGCAGGTATTAGGAACTTCGTTCGTTATTCGCAATTACCGTGCTGCCTCAACTATTCAGGTAAGCCTGATCACAGGCAAGGTCGCTGTAAAACATGAAGCTTCGTTACTTGGAATGTTGACACCGCTTCAGGAGATCACGTATAATAAAAAGAATCACAACAGCACATTGGATAAGATCAGTGCCGACTGGATTAATAACTGGAAGTCGGGCGACTATCTTTTAAATGACGTGCCGATTGAGGAACTAGCAGCGACACTTAAAAATCTGTATGGTGTGAATGTAGTGATGAGATCAGGCAACTTGGAAAAATTGCGGATAACGACGCAATTCAATAAAAAAGATAACATCCGGGATATTTTGGAACAGTTAAAACTGATCCATGGCCTGAATTACGAGATCAAGGATAAGGAGGTCATATTAATGAGATAA
- a CDS encoding TonB-dependent receptor, protein MKKKVTQTVTPFKNTLILITFVIVSIVNVFSPAYSQAQSLETKYDIHFSKGQTLAKAIEELRTVTKIKFSYDPAVTGAFELNEQSFKQETLSKILLAILKGTGLTYKGQGATVVIYKEASPNASAGGGPGTLKGRIVEFETSQPLPGATVYLVELQKGMQSNADGYYKFSNVPAGKYTLKVSYISYKTESVQVEVKTDKEENYDVKMQGSNSLQEVVVSSVRKSRPPVAHTSERQVLEEVKQSSLVVSAISSEQISKSADRNAAEVVQRISGVTTVDDKFIIVRGLNQRYNLTYLNDNVAPSTELYSRAFALDLIPSRIIDRIMVYKSPSPENQGDATGGVVKIYTKDAKNVKHFDIEVQGGWREGTTFKNMLTYQGGKFDFLGFDDGTRKLPSIVPGYGSLQKTAISQQQYATAFSPYLYLSQMKAAPNTQLTANYYDSFKLFGKPLSSLTSFGYKLENQHADIYRQQGIDDGFAGMQVNDNITLENNNRQNAQLNLLQNFTFSLRDSSSIQFKNFLLQQGQSTAIEKIFYRRLFADERSTNNKDIVLSYNQRFLYAGNLSGRHYYKNGRHRIDWNGGLTISSQQLPDQRVIRLQGPVGNFATGDPELYWYARSRTGDAESVDNTNRIAQGMISRTWTNNKESVYNGSIDYLFQYKPWLSFKAGTYQQWKERHVFRRVYTVQEGDYTGNFSDYYTAPGGYGTYVDPALYTFRQQDLSRIWSPQYLRDDKSGLLVVDKTQGSDAYVATEQTNSGYAAFSFTPAHRKYEIYGGVRVEYDRQRVGAAIQPTDISTGINQPVLVDIKKLEVLPSLNISYRPGNSWVVRAAVGKTLNRPEFTEISPFSDLDLENNTALRGNPYLRPASAWNYDLRTEFYPRANRQGETISVGAFYKEINNPIERINTSNRILNTPASISFQNASKATIKGVEIEIRKNLDFVPIGFFKRLSVIANFSFIKSQAVKDSASIAAEQGDKPDTRVADYTVKRPLQGQAPYIINAGLYYDNAASGTKISAIYNVVGTRIYAAGQGYVPNSFINGSEYRGSLLELPRHLVDVSVSQRVVKSVQAKLAVQNLLNQSIMMAEDYNYTYKYEPETKVTGTDGKTVTEGDNISSRYKPGRYFILSVSYSF, encoded by the coding sequence ATGAAAAAAAAGGTAACCCAAACAGTTACGCCTTTTAAGAACACCTTAATTCTTATAACATTCGTTATTGTCAGTATTGTTAATGTTTTTTCGCCCGCCTATAGCCAGGCACAGTCGTTAGAAACGAAATACGACATCCATTTTTCAAAAGGACAAACACTCGCAAAAGCAATTGAGGAACTACGGACGGTAACAAAGATCAAATTTTCTTATGACCCCGCAGTTACAGGAGCGTTCGAACTAAATGAACAAAGTTTCAAGCAGGAAACCTTATCAAAAATATTACTTGCTATACTAAAGGGCACTGGCTTAACTTACAAAGGTCAGGGAGCAACGGTTGTTATATATAAGGAAGCATCCCCAAACGCATCAGCCGGCGGCGGCCCCGGCACTCTTAAAGGCCGCATTGTTGAATTTGAAACCTCGCAGCCCTTGCCGGGTGCTACAGTATATCTCGTGGAACTCCAAAAGGGAATGCAGTCCAACGCCGACGGTTATTATAAATTCAGCAACGTTCCTGCCGGGAAGTACACGCTTAAAGTCAGCTACATCAGCTATAAAACGGAAAGTGTGCAGGTGGAAGTGAAAACGGATAAAGAGGAAAATTACGACGTGAAAATGCAGGGTTCTAATTCCTTGCAGGAAGTTGTTGTAAGTTCAGTCCGAAAAAGCCGCCCCCCTGTTGCGCATACTTCTGAAAGACAGGTGCTGGAAGAAGTCAAACAGTCTTCTCTTGTTGTTTCAGCCATTTCATCTGAACAGATCAGTAAATCTGCCGATCGTAACGCGGCCGAGGTTGTTCAACGAATTTCGGGCGTGACGACCGTGGATGACAAATTTATTATTGTTAGGGGATTAAATCAACGCTACAATCTTACTTATTTAAACGATAACGTAGCCCCCAGTACCGAATTATATAGCAGGGCTTTCGCGCTCGACCTGATACCAAGCCGCATTATTGACCGAATCATGGTCTATAAGTCCCCCTCACCTGAAAATCAGGGCGATGCAACGGGCGGGGTAGTTAAAATATACACCAAGGATGCCAAAAATGTAAAGCATTTTGACATCGAGGTACAGGGCGGCTGGCGCGAGGGCACCACCTTTAAAAATATGCTTACTTATCAGGGCGGTAAGTTTGATTTCCTGGGTTTTGATGATGGCACACGCAAATTGCCGTCTATTGTACCAGGTTATGGCAGCCTGCAAAAAACAGCTATCAGCCAGCAGCAGTACGCTACTGCTTTTTCACCTTATTTATATTTGTCGCAAATGAAAGCGGCTCCCAATACGCAACTGACGGCCAATTATTACGACAGCTTTAAGTTATTCGGGAAACCACTCAGCTCGCTTACATCTTTTGGATATAAACTCGAAAACCAGCACGCTGATATTTACCGTCAGCAAGGCATCGATGACGGCTTTGCCGGAATGCAAGTGAATGATAACATTACTTTGGAAAACAATAACCGGCAAAACGCGCAATTGAATTTACTGCAAAACTTTACTTTTTCGTTGAGAGACAGCAGTAGTATCCAGTTCAAAAACTTTTTGCTGCAACAGGGCCAATCTACTGCCATAGAAAAAATATTCTACAGAAGACTTTTCGCCGACGAGCGGTCAACTAATAATAAGGATATTGTATTATCCTACAATCAACGTTTTTTGTACGCAGGTAATTTAAGCGGAAGACATTATTACAAGAACGGCAGGCACCGTATTGACTGGAACGGCGGGCTTACGATAAGTAGCCAGCAGTTACCAGACCAGCGGGTGATAAGGTTGCAAGGCCCTGTTGGTAACTTTGCAACAGGCGATCCGGAACTTTACTGGTATGCAAGGTCACGGACAGGAGATGCGGAAAGTGTAGATAACACCAACCGGATAGCACAGGGTATGATATCGCGTACGTGGACGAACAACAAGGAAAGTGTCTACAACGGATCCATTGATTATTTATTTCAATATAAACCGTGGTTATCTTTTAAAGCGGGCACCTATCAGCAATGGAAAGAGCGCCATGTTTTCCGGAGAGTTTATACGGTACAAGAGGGTGATTATACGGGTAATTTTAGCGATTACTATACCGCACCAGGCGGATACGGCACTTATGTAGATCCTGCACTTTATACTTTCAGACAGCAGGATCTAAGCAGGATCTGGTCGCCCCAGTATCTGCGTGATGACAAGAGCGGATTATTAGTGGTGGATAAAACACAAGGCAGCGATGCTTATGTGGCAACAGAGCAAACGAACAGTGGCTACGCCGCTTTTAGTTTTACACCAGCCCATCGGAAATATGAAATATACGGCGGTGTACGTGTAGAATACGACAGACAACGCGTTGGGGCAGCGATACAACCAACCGATATAAGCACCGGGATCAATCAGCCGGTATTGGTAGACATCAAAAAGTTGGAAGTATTACCGTCACTGAATATAAGCTATCGTCCGGGTAATAGCTGGGTAGTTAGGGCCGCCGTGGGCAAAACACTTAACCGCCCTGAGTTTACAGAAATATCCCCGTTTAGCGATCTTGACCTGGAAAACAATACTGCATTAAGGGGTAATCCATACTTACGGCCAGCATCGGCATGGAACTACGATCTGCGGACAGAATTTTATCCACGCGCGAACCGTCAGGGTGAAACGATCAGTGTTGGCGCTTTTTATAAGGAAATCAATAATCCCATCGAACGTATCAACACCAGTAACCGCATTCTTAACACGCCCGCAAGTATTTCTTTCCAGAACGCCTCAAAGGCTACGATAAAGGGTGTAGAGATCGAGATCAGGAAAAATCTTGACTTCGTCCCTATCGGCTTTTTTAAACGTTTATCTGTTATCGCCAATTTCTCGTTTATCAAAAGCCAGGCTGTGAAAGACAGCGCTTCAATAGCCGCGGAACAGGGAGACAAGCCGGATACCCGCGTAGCTGACTACACAGTTAAACGGCCACTACAGGGCCAGGCTCCTTATATCATTAATGCAGGCCTGTATTATGATAACGCAGCGTCCGGAACTAAAATTTCCGCCATTTATAATGTGGTAGGAACCCGTATTTATGCTGCCGGACAGGGATATGTTCCTAATTCGTTTATCAATGGCTCTGAATACCGGGGAAGTTTATTGGAACTCCCCCGCCATCTGGTAGATGTGTCGGTTTCGCAGCGTGTAGTAAAAAGTGTTCAGGCCAAGCTGGCAGTACAAAATCTATTGAACCAGTCCATTATGATGGCCGAAGATTACAACTATACTTATAAATACGAACCGGAAACCAAGGTTACAGGAACTGATGGAAAGACCGTTACGGAAGGCGACAACATTTCATCCCGGTATAAGCCCGGTAGGTATTTTATTTTATCGGTTTCTTATTCATTCTAA
- a CDS encoding DUF5689 domain-containing protein: MKTKTMLKNTGLVLLLALGMASCKKDKKTETPTPEPVPVVSISIDDLKKLSTGATVSVPDGKKISGIVISDATAKNIDAKTVVIQEAADKSGIIINFDAAQTFAVGDEVEIDISKQTLAQINGEIVLDKIPLTKAKKLNSGKTIAARATTADEVIKNAASWDGTLISLSSGLLTGGNGKYAGTLEFTDTKGNVSSLITSGATFENKTYISELKSFTGIVRVNGNAIRVDMRGEADAVKADGAIVYTYTEDFQSGVNTTDYKAASGQIWPLTTGNWMNANIYYDFSTPKTGDGGFLTAGRKYIYLYGDVAKLHRIITKFGNKLSGVKKITIKIAGSLDVSNNNGTTFDPTTNSYIVNVLGLKREANPISSSASGALIDDVTFNDQGSFHTITIKIPTAADLLSKGWTQDQIDYFMQNPNFIFRVSTTISTNIGGMFPAVIEKIDFGFDVKPTWAP, from the coding sequence ATGAAAACAAAAACTATGTTAAAAAACACGGGGCTGGTATTGTTACTGGCGCTGGGAATGGCAAGCTGTAAAAAAGACAAGAAAACAGAAACTCCCACTCCGGAGCCGGTACCGGTAGTGAGCATCTCGATCGACGACTTGAAGAAATTAAGTACCGGCGCAACAGTTTCTGTACCCGACGGGAAAAAGATCAGCGGTATCGTTATCTCAGATGCAACTGCCAAAAATATTGATGCGAAAACAGTAGTGATCCAGGAAGCTGCGGACAAATCGGGTATCATTATCAACTTTGACGCAGCACAAACTTTTGCAGTTGGCGATGAAGTAGAGATTGATATTTCAAAACAAACCCTTGCCCAAATTAACGGTGAAATTGTCTTGGATAAGATCCCCTTAACTAAAGCAAAAAAATTAAACAGCGGAAAAACGATTGCTGCCAGAGCGACGACAGCCGATGAGGTTATTAAAAACGCGGCATCATGGGATGGTACCTTAATTTCGTTATCAAGCGGTTTACTGACCGGCGGAAATGGAAAATACGCGGGTACGCTTGAATTCACGGATACTAAAGGTAATGTAAGTTCTCTTATAACGTCCGGCGCTACTTTTGAAAATAAAACATATATCTCCGAATTAAAATCATTTACAGGTATTGTACGGGTTAACGGGAACGCGATCAGGGTGGATATGCGCGGTGAAGCTGATGCGGTTAAGGCAGATGGCGCTATCGTATACACCTATACAGAAGATTTTCAAAGCGGTGTAAATACTACGGATTATAAAGCTGCTTCAGGTCAAATTTGGCCGTTAACCACGGGTAACTGGATGAATGCCAATATTTATTACGATTTCTCGACCCCAAAAACAGGTGATGGAGGATTTCTGACAGCCGGCAGAAAATATATATACCTGTATGGTGATGTAGCAAAATTACATAGGATCATAACCAAATTTGGCAACAAGCTATCAGGCGTTAAAAAAATCACCATTAAAATTGCTGGTTCTCTGGATGTCAGCAATAACAATGGCACAACCTTCGACCCGACTACCAATTCATACATTGTAAATGTTTTAGGTCTAAAAAGAGAAGCAAATCCTATTTCAAGCTCTGCCTCGGGCGCTTTAATAGATGATGTTACTTTTAATGACCAGGGAAGCTTCCATACGATTACGATCAAGATTCCAACTGCCGCAGACCTGCTTTCCAAAGGCTGGACTCAGGATCAAATTGATTATTTTATGCAAAATCCGAACTTCATTTTCAGGGTTTCAACTACAATATCAACAAATATTGGGGGAATGTTTCCGGCTGTCATTGAAAAAATCGATTTCGGTTTCGATGTAAAACCAACCTGGGCACCATAA
- a CDS encoding putative holin-like toxin, with protein sequence METATMIGFGMLIVFLIGVIIAIINDTRREKRFWDDWKKE encoded by the coding sequence ATGGAAACAGCGACGATGATCGGTTTTGGAATGTTGATCGTTTTTTTGATCGGTGTCATTATAGCCATCATCAATGACACCCGGAGGGAAAAACGTTTTTGGGATGATTGGAAAAAAGAATAA
- a CDS encoding GNAT family N-acetyltransferase, with product MICAKRTDKPLVTDLLSAAFNDNLSVNYIVRQDDKRKQRIRALMDYSFEVCYRFGKVWLSEDRKACALVLYPHQRKTDLEAILLDFKLIFKAIGLGGIKKALDRETMIKAKQPKEPMAYLWFIGVSPLYQHQGSGGRLLKQIIADAEQQDLPVYFETSTERNLPWYEQHGFTEYEKFDLSYTLYFLKHETVK from the coding sequence ATGATATGTGCAAAAAGAACCGATAAACCGCTGGTAACCGACCTGTTATCCGCCGCCTTTAATGACAATTTAAGCGTTAACTATATCGTCCGGCAGGACGATAAACGCAAACAACGTATCCGTGCGCTGATGGATTATTCTTTTGAGGTCTGCTATCGCTTTGGTAAGGTCTGGCTGTCCGAAGATCGAAAAGCCTGCGCACTGGTGCTATATCCTCATCAAAGGAAAACTGATTTGGAAGCGATTTTGCTGGACTTCAAGCTGATCTTTAAAGCCATCGGTCTAGGCGGCATCAAAAAGGCGCTCGACCGTGAAACAATGATCAAGGCCAAACAGCCAAAAGAACCAATGGCCTATTTATGGTTTATCGGCGTCAGTCCGCTTTATCAGCACCAGGGCAGCGGCGGCAGGCTCTTAAAGCAGATCATAGCCGATGCGGAGCAGCAGGATTTGCCCGTTTACTTTGAAACATCGACCGAACGTAACCTGCCCTGGTACGAACAGCACGGCTTTACCGAATATGAAAAGTTCGATTTAAGCTATACGCTGTATTTTCTAAAACATGAAACTGTTAAGTAA
- a CDS encoding helix-turn-helix domain-containing protein — protein MLVFGTQVHIVTFLFIIAEGLMFFIEAVIYSIWPDKRRGWYLVLLTLLLLYNVTGGLFPDPKIPISISLQEMIAYGTGFLMAYYFPFYFYKAFDLKSLRWHALFGVPLFLMLPYLLFFVIMYAINEDLEKDIRYGVIAPFIYSLVLLWVMLRAIRKHYRENRDRSYYIEELAVYCAVSPWAAMTVLSWFQVSQLTEVLCTNTGFLFISAVFIRRSILLHRLEKRLYLGQAPFQNDPVKVEANCKRHNLTRKETEISGMVCQGMIYREIADKLFISLRTVDKHIENIFDKVGVSNRVELARKLNGL, from the coding sequence ATGTTAGTGTTCGGAACACAGGTGCATATTGTCACCTTTTTATTTATTATAGCCGAGGGGCTCATGTTTTTCATCGAGGCGGTTATATACAGTATTTGGCCTGATAAACGGCGAGGCTGGTACCTGGTGCTGTTAACCTTGTTACTGCTTTATAATGTTACGGGAGGACTTTTTCCCGATCCCAAAATCCCCATCTCTATTTCCTTGCAGGAAATGATCGCCTACGGTACCGGCTTTTTAATGGCATACTATTTTCCCTTTTACTTTTACAAAGCCTTTGACCTTAAATCGCTGCGCTGGCACGCCTTGTTCGGGGTGCCTTTATTCCTGATGCTGCCCTACCTGCTGTTTTTCGTGATCATGTACGCGATCAACGAGGATTTGGAGAAAGATATTCGCTATGGTGTAATTGCGCCTTTTATTTATTCATTAGTTTTGCTTTGGGTGATGTTACGCGCCATCCGTAAACATTACAGGGAAAACCGAGACCGAAGTTACTATATCGAAGAACTGGCGGTCTACTGTGCGGTATCGCCCTGGGCGGCCATGACCGTGCTTTCATGGTTCCAGGTTTCCCAACTAACCGAGGTGCTCTGTACAAATACTGGCTTTTTATTTATTTCTGCCGTGTTTATCCGCAGGTCGATCTTGCTGCACCGCCTGGAGAAACGCCTTTATTTGGGTCAGGCTCCTTTTCAGAACGATCCGGTAAAAGTGGAAGCAAACTGCAAACGCCACAACCTGACCCGAAAGGAAACCGAAATTTCCGGCATGGTCTGCCAGGGCATGATCTACCGAGAGATTGCGGACAAGCTGTTCATATCACTGAGAACCGTAGATAAACATATTGAGAATATATTCGATAAGGTGGGCGTATCGAACAGGGTTGAACTGGCCCGAAAGTTGAATGGTCTTTAA
- a CDS encoding RNA polymerase sigma factor, with protein sequence MQVKELHTDESLIARLQNDDPAVFPLLFTLYWKDLYRAAYNRLSDQSEAEDMVQDIFTDIWERRYSLEINTSLKNYLHSSLKFRMIRMLSRANLHKKALEHLLYRMSEMETTILDVLATSDVERTLSQAISSFPENMRKVFTLRSEDYTIKEIAEALGLAEQTVKNNVTESLRRLKMVLHKEHPDVTNSFYTLLVVVLLKSK encoded by the coding sequence ATGCAGGTAAAGGAATTACATACGGATGAGAGCCTCATAGCAAGATTGCAAAATGATGATCCCGCTGTATTCCCGCTTTTATTCACCCTCTATTGGAAAGATTTATACAGGGCTGCCTATAACCGTCTGAGTGATCAATCCGAAGCGGAAGATATGGTTCAGGATATTTTCACCGATATATGGGAAAGAAGATACAGCCTGGAGATCAACACCTCTTTAAAAAACTACCTGCATAGTTCGCTCAAATTCCGGATGATCCGGATGCTTAGTCGCGCCAACCTACACAAAAAAGCATTGGAGCATTTATTGTACCGGATGTCGGAAATGGAAACGACCATACTGGATGTATTGGCAACATCAGATGTGGAACGTACCTTATCACAAGCGATCAGTTCGTTTCCGGAAAATATGCGCAAGGTATTTACGCTCCGCAGTGAAGATTACACCATCAAAGAAATTGCCGAAGCTTTGGGACTGGCTGAACAGACCGTAAAAAATAATGTGACGGAATCTTTACGGCGGCTAAAAATGGTACTGCACAAGGAGCATCCCGATGTGACCAATTCTTTTTATACCCTGTTGGTTGTCGTCCTATTAAAATCCAAGTAA